In a genomic window of Cyclopterus lumpus isolate fCycLum1 chromosome 13, fCycLum1.pri, whole genome shotgun sequence:
- the smtla gene encoding somatolactin alpha translates to MHLVSVIQRGVWAVLLWPNLLASSVPLDCREEQGILSRCPSISQEKLLDRVIEHAELIYRVSEESCSLYEDMFIPLQFQRNQVGYACITKTLPVPSSKNEIQQISDKWLLHSVLMLVQSWIEPLVYLQTSLDRYNAAPEMLLNKTKWVSEKLISLEQGVVVLIKKMLDEGMLTINHSEQGLLQNGVQPQMLESVMRDYTLLSCFKKDAHKMEAFLKLLKCRQTDRYNCS, encoded by the exons ATGCACCTTGTTTCAG TCATTCAGCGGGGTGTGTGGGCTGTGTTGCTCTGGCCTAACCTCCTCGCCTCAAGTGTCCCACTAGACTGCAGGGAAGAGCAGGGTATCCTCTCGCGCTGCCCTTCCATCTCCCAGGAGAAACTTCTCGACCGAGTCATCGAGCACGCTGAGCTCATCTACCGCGTCTCAGAAGAATCGTGCTCTTTGTAT GAGGACATGTTTATCCCTTTGCAGTTCCAGAGGAACCAAGTTGGCTACGCGTGCATCACCAAAACCTTACCCGTCCCCAGCTCCAAGAATGAAATCCAACAGATATCT GACAAATGGCTGCTCCACTCGGTGCTGATGCTGGTCCAGTCCTGGATCGAGCCTTTGGTCTACCTGCAGACCTCGCTGGATCGCTACAACGCCGCTCCCGAGATGCTCCTCAACAAGACCAAGTGGGTGTCTGAGAAACTGATCAGTCTGGAGCAAGGGGTGGTGGTCCTCATCAAGAAG ATGTTGGATGAGGGGATGCTGACCATAAACCACAGTGAGCAAGGCCTCCTCCAGAATGGCGTCCAGCCGCAGATGCTGGAATCAGTGATGCGGGACTACACCTTACTCAGCTGCTTCAAGAAAGACGCCCATAAGATGGAAGCTTTCCTGAAGCTCCTCAAGTGTCGCCAAACCGACAGATACAACTGCTCATAA